The sequence GCACCGCGCGGTAAGCAGATCGAACACGACGGCCGGTGGGGCGACGCCCCACCGGCCGTTACCGTGTCAAGGTGGACGCCATCGAGGTCAACCGCAGCATCCCCTTCTCCGCCATGTTCAACTTCCGCGACGTCGGCGGCTACCCCGGCCACGACGGCCGCACCGTGCGCTGGGGCCGGCTCTACCGCTCCGACTCACCGCACCGGCTCGACGGGGCCGACCGGGACGCCTTCGTCGCCCTCGGCATCCGGACCGTGATCGACCTGCGGCGACCGTCCGAGGTGGAACGGGACGGCCGGGTGCCGGAGCTGGACGGGCTCACCTACCGGCACATCCACCCCGAGCACGCGGACTGGGCGCAGCGCCGGTATGAGCCGGGGTCCGACCTGGCCCGCTACCTCGCCGACCGGTACGCCGACCTCGCCCAGACCGGCACCGCCGGGCTGGCCGAAGCGGTCGGGCTGATCGCCGACAGCGCGACCGCGCCGGTGGTCGTGCACTGCGTGGCCGGCAAGGACCGCACCGGTATCGTCTGCGCGCTCACCCTCTCGGTGCTCGGCGTGAGCGACGCCGACATCGTCGTGGACTACGCGCTGAGCAGCGAGGCGTCGGCCCGGTTCAGCGCCTGGCTGGCGGCCACCGCCCCG comes from Micromonospora purpureochromogenes and encodes:
- a CDS encoding tyrosine-protein phosphatase encodes the protein MDAIEVNRSIPFSAMFNFRDVGGYPGHDGRTVRWGRLYRSDSPHRLDGADRDAFVALGIRTVIDLRRPSEVERDGRVPELDGLTYRHIHPEHADWAQRRYEPGSDLARYLADRYADLAQTGTAGLAEAVGLIADSATAPVVVHCVAGKDRTGIVCALTLSVLGVSDADIVVDYALSSEASARFSAWLAATAPQTEEPPPPFLASPAEAMALFLTELRQGHGSVEGYLRHAGVTDDQLAALRDHLLD